TATGAAATGTATGAGGGAACGAAGAAGGTGCATAAGATAGCAGAATGATTTGGGATCTTTTAGATATAATATTTAGATTATTTGATCTGTTTCCGAATAGTAAAAAAGAAGAAGATGTAATCGAGCATTTCAAAAAAATGCGATGATCTATTTAACTTCTCAGATTTGAATTTTATTATTACATTGTTATATATTAAATTATTACGTTGAATACCATTTCCATTGTTGTCGCCATATTTAACCGAAAAGATGAACTTTTCGAACTTCTCAATTCGCTTACTTTTCAAACCGATAAAGTTTTTGAAATCATTATTGTAGATGATGGTTCGCTCATAGATCTAAGGCCTACGATTGAGAACTTTAATGGAATTTTAGATATTAAATATTTCAGAAAAGATAACTCCGGACCTGGTTTGAGTAGGAATTATGGAGCGAGAAGAGCAGCCAATGACTGGTTGGTTTTTGTGGACAGTGATGTAATTGTAGAAAAAGACTATATCGAAAATATCAAAAAAGATATTATTGAGATCCCGTGTGATGCTTTTGGTGGAGCAGATAAGGCACATAAAGGTTTTAATCTGATGCAGAAAGCAATTTCTTATTCCATGACATCGGTTTTTACAACAGGAGGAATAAGAGGAAACAAAAAAGCGGTGTCAAAGTTTCAGCCCAGAAGTTTTAATATGGGAGTAAAGAAAGAAGTCTTTGAGAAAGTCGGAGGTTTTTCTGAAATGAGAATCGGGGAAGATCCGGATCTTTCGATGACGCTTTGGGAAAACGGTTTTACGACGGCTTTTTTTGATGATATTGCGGTATATCATAAACGACGGGTAGATTTTGGTAAGTTTTCTAAGCAAGTCTATCAGTTTGGTTGTGCACGACCAATTTTGAATCAGAGGCATCCTAATTATGTGAAAATCTCATTCGCATTTCCTTCTTTATTCTTGTTAGGATATGTCTTAGGATTTGTTGAATATTTCGTATTGGGAAGAGGTTTTATCCTTGCCTTATTCGGATTGTATACTTTTATGGTATTGCTACATGCGCTTATTGTTACTAAAAATGTCGCGATTGCTGCAATGGCTGTAGTTTCTACTTATATCCAAATGTTTTCCTACGGTTATGGTTTTTTGAAATCGTGGATCTTATTAAATGTTTTAAAAATGAAACCGGAAGAAGCATTCCCGAAGCATTTTCATAAAAATTAAGTTGTGATTTGTCATTCTGACGAAGGAACAATCTCCATATAAAAAGATTCTTCATTTCACTTCGTTACATTCAGAATGACAGTGTAATACTACATTTTAAAAAAAAATAAAAGCTGTTGAATTTCAACAGCTTTTATACAATAATTAGAATATGGATGTAGTTTCATGGTTGAGAACACCTGTTTTAGTCATACATTCTCTCATTTTCTTATATGTTCTTTCAATATCGTGATCCAGCCCGATGGAGAATCTGATTAATCCGTCGGAAATTCCCATTTCAGCACGTTCTTCTTCTGGGATTTCCGATGAAGTCGAGCTTCCGGAGCACGAGAATAATGTTTTGTAGAATCCTAAACTCACCGCTAAATAACCCAGGTTTTCCCGCTGCATCATTTCCATTAGTTCGTTAGCTTTTTCAGTTGTTCCTGCATCTAAAGTTAATAAACCTCCGAATCCATATTCCTCATGCATCATACTTTTCATAAGCTCATGGTTCTTGTGGGATTTTAAACCGGGATATACCACTCTTAATCCGTCCTTTTCGAACTTTTCGGCAAGATACATCGCATTGTGGCTGTGCTGCTTCATTCTGATATGAAGCGTTCTCAGGTTTTTTAAGATACTTGCAGAACGGAAACTGTCCATAGTTGGTCCCAACAACATACAAGCTCCTGTGTTTACATTTTTAGTATCATTAATAAATTCCTGACTTCCACAGTAAACACCACCTACCGTATCGCTGCTTCCGTTGATGAATTTCGTTAAAGAATGAATCACAATATCTGCTCCCAAAGAAGTAGGGGAGATTGATAAAGGTGAAAAAGTATTGTCAACAATCAGTTTCAGATTATGTTTTTTACAGATTTCAGAAAGTCTTCTAAGATCTGCCACTTCTAAAAGCGGATTGCTTACACTTTCGCAATAGATAACTTTGGTATTGGGAGTTATTGAGTCTTCTATTGATTCAAAGTTATTGATATCTACAAAAGTTGTGTTGATATTATAAGGAGGAAGGAAATTCTTCAGAAAAGCATAGGTTCCGCCATAGATGGTTCTGCTTGAAATAATATGGTCTCCGCTTTTACAGATCTGCATTAAAACAGAAGTAATTGCTCCCATTCCGGATGCTGTTACATTAGCGGTTTCTGTATTTTCCATTTTAGCCAAAGCTTGTGAAAGATACAGATTCATAGGGGAGGAGTGTCTTGAATACAGATAGCATCCGTCTGCATTTCCTTCAAAAGTATCAAACATTGTTTTTGCTGAAAGGAAAGTATACGTAGAGCTATCTGAAATAGAAGGGTTTACTCCTCCGAATTCTCCAAAATATTGTAAATCCTGGATTTCATTAGCTGCATTAAAGTGATCCATAGTTTTGATAATTTTTAATACGGGTAAAAATGTAAATAACTGATGTTTTTTACAATGGTATTTTATTTTTTTAGAATATAAAACTATAGAATTGAAAAAAAATAGTAATATTGTTTAAGTTATGTGCTGAATATAAAGTTAAACCAAAAATATAACTATGGATTTTGATGATTTTGATAAAAAATTGCTGATTTATCTGCAGGAAGATGCCAAGCAAACCACTAAAGAGCTGTCTTATAAGCTGGGATTATCTGTTACGGCTGTGTATGAGCGTATAAAAAAACTTGAAAAGCTTGGAGTGATTTCAAAATATGTAGCCTTGTTGAGTAGGGATAAAATTAATAGAAATTTTACCGTGCTGTGTCATGTAAAACTGGTTCAGCATAAGAAAGAGTATGTGATTGAGTTTGAAAAAGAAGTAGTGAATTTGCCGGAGATCACAGAGTGTTTTCATGTGAGCGGCGATTATGATTATATTTTGAAGATCAATGTAAAAGATATGCAGGATTACAGAAATTTTATGCTTTCCAAATTGACTACCATTAAGCATATCGCGAGTACTCACAGCTCTTTTATGATCTCTGAGGTGAAAAATACAACTTCGATTATCTTGTAAATTAAAGGCAATTATTTTTAAACCAAAACTCCGTTTTTAGAAGAAATAAGATCGGGAAGTTCTGTTTCTCCGGTCATCTGTAACAGGTCAATTTCAATAGTTCGGCAAATAGAAAGCATAGGAACATCAAACATTAATCCAGCAAACGGATTTTCTGAATAATCTCCTACCAATTCCATAATAATATAAATCCAGCCTATAATGATGCAGAATGGGATAGAAGTCCAGATTCCCCAATCGCCAAGTTTTGCAAATTCGTTGACTAAACCTAATGGCAGCAACATGATAAAAAGTACGTTAAACACGAA
Above is a genomic segment from Chryseobacterium geocarposphaerae containing:
- a CDS encoding glycosyltransferase; amino-acid sequence: MNTISIVVAIFNRKDELFELLNSLTFQTDKVFEIIIVDDGSLIDLRPTIENFNGILDIKYFRKDNSGPGLSRNYGARRAANDWLVFVDSDVIVEKDYIENIKKDIIEIPCDAFGGADKAHKGFNLMQKAISYSMTSVFTTGGIRGNKKAVSKFQPRSFNMGVKKEVFEKVGGFSEMRIGEDPDLSMTLWENGFTTAFFDDIAVYHKRRVDFGKFSKQVYQFGCARPILNQRHPNYVKISFAFPSLFLLGYVLGFVEYFVLGRGFILALFGLYTFMVLLHALIVTKNVAIAAMAVVSTYIQMFSYGYGFLKSWILLNVLKMKPEEAFPKHFHKN
- a CDS encoding aminotransferase class I/II-fold pyridoxal phosphate-dependent enzyme produces the protein MDHFNAANEIQDLQYFGEFGGVNPSISDSSTYTFLSAKTMFDTFEGNADGCYLYSRHSSPMNLYLSQALAKMENTETANVTASGMGAITSVLMQICKSGDHIISSRTIYGGTYAFLKNFLPPYNINTTFVDINNFESIEDSITPNTKVIYCESVSNPLLEVADLRRLSEICKKHNLKLIVDNTFSPLSISPTSLGADIVIHSLTKFINGSSDTVGGVYCGSQEFINDTKNVNTGACMLLGPTMDSFRSASILKNLRTLHIRMKQHSHNAMYLAEKFEKDGLRVVYPGLKSHKNHELMKSMMHEEYGFGGLLTLDAGTTEKANELMEMMQRENLGYLAVSLGFYKTLFSCSGSSTSSEIPEEERAEMGISDGLIRFSIGLDHDIERTYKKMRECMTKTGVLNHETTSIF
- a CDS encoding Lrp/AsnC family transcriptional regulator encodes the protein MDFDDFDKKLLIYLQEDAKQTTKELSYKLGLSVTAVYERIKKLEKLGVISKYVALLSRDKINRNFTVLCHVKLVQHKKEYVIEFEKEVVNLPEITECFHVSGDYDYILKINVKDMQDYRNFMLSKLTTIKHIASTHSSFMISEVKNTTSIIL